One Bos taurus isolate L1 Dominette 01449 registration number 42190680 breed Hereford chromosome 3, ARS-UCD2.0, whole genome shotgun sequence DNA window includes the following coding sequences:
- the LOC112445950 gene encoding cAMP-regulated phosphoprotein 19, whose translation MFKEVSEAASTEKQKELEDKVTSPEKAEKVKLIARDPHLGQKPRGSDFLRKCLQKGKKYFNSGDYNMAKMKNKQLPIAVPDKTEITGNHKPTPQDLSQRKPCLVASKLTG comes from the coding sequence ATGTTCAAGGAAGTCTCTGAGGCAGCCTCCACAGAGAAGCAGAAGGAATTGGAAGATAAAGTGACGAGTCCAGAGAAAgctgaaaaagtaaaattaatagcAAGGGATCCTCATCTGGGACAAAAGCCTAGAGGTTcagattttttaagaaaatgtttgcagaaagggaaaaaatacttCAATTCTGGGGATTACAACATGGCAAAAATGAAGAACAAGCAACTTCCTATTGCAGTTCCAGATAAGACAGAGATCACTGGCAACCACAAGCCTACTCCACAGGATCTTTCTCAACGAAAGCCTTGCCTTGTTGCCAGCAAGCTGACTGGCTGA
- the CTSS gene encoding cathepsin S isoform X1, producing MNWLVWALLLCSSAMAHVHRDPTLDHHWDLWKKTYGKQYKEKNEEVARRLIWEKNLKTVTLHNLEHSMGMHSYELGMNHLGDMTSEEVISLMSSLRVPSQWPRNVTYKSDPNQKLPDSMDWREKGCVTEVKYQGACGSCWAFSAVGALEAQVKLKTGKLVSLSAQNLVDCSTAKYGNKGCNGGFMTEAFQYIIDNNGIDSEASYPYKAMDGKCQYDVKNRAATCSRYIELPFGSEEALKEAVANKGPVSVGIDASHSSFFLYKTGVYYDPSCTQNVNHGVLVVGYGNLDGKDYWLVKNSWGLHFGDQGYIRMARNSGNHCGIANYPSYPEI from the exons ATGAACTGGCTGGTGTGGGCACTCCTGCTGTGCTCCTCTGCAATGGCACATGTGCACAGAGACCCCACTCTGGATCATCACTGGGATCTCTGGAAGAAAACCTATggaaaacaatacaaagaaaag aatgagGAAGTAGCACGGCGTCTcatctgggaaaagaatctaaaaactgTTACACTTCACAATCTGGAGCATTCAATGGGAATGCATTCATATGAGCTAGGCATGAACCACCTAGGAGACATG ACCAGTGAAGAAGTGATATCTTTAATGAGTTCCTTGAGAGTTCCCAGCCAATGGCCAAGAAATGTCACTTACAAGTCAGACCCTAATCAGAAATTGCCTGATTCTATGGACTGGAGAGAGAAGGGGTGTGTTACTGAAGTGAAATACCAG GGTGCTTGTGGTTCTTGCTGGGCTTTCAGTGCTGTGGGAGCCCTGGAAGCACAAGTGAAGCTGAAAACAGGAAAGCTGGTGTCTCTGAGTGCACAGAACCTGGTGGATTGCTCAACTGCAAAATATGGGAATAAAGGCTGCAATGGCGGCTTCATGACAGAGGCTTTCCAATATATCATTGACAACAATGGCATCGATTCAGAAGCTTCCTATCCCTACAAAGCCATG GATGGAAAGTGCCAGTATGATGTAAAAAATCGAGCTGCCACGTGTTCAAGGTATATTGAACTTCCCTTCGGCAGCGAAGAGGCCTTAAAAGAAGCCGTGGCCAATAAAGGACCTGTGTCTGTTGGTATAGACGCGAgccattcttctttcttcctctacaAAACTG gtgtctACTATGACCCCTCCTGCACTCAGAATGTGAACCATGGTGTACTCGTGGTTGGCTATGGTAACCTTGACGGGAAGGACTACTGGCTTGTGAAAAACAG